The DNA window CATTGCGAGTATCATAGAAAATCGAACATGAATATTGAAATTAATGTTGAGTTTAGTTTTATACTTGTTGAACAAAAAAGGTTCTGTTATGTTTGTTTATATGTTTGAATGGCGATAAACCAGTTTCACAAGGTAAGGCACAAATCAGTTTCAATTGATGATCAATCAATAAACAATATTACAAGCAAATACTAGATAAATGACAAAAGACAACCCATTAACATAACGATAACAAATAGGGGTATAACGTTATGACTACAAGAACTCATCCCTTACAAGTAGTAATTTAGCTACTCATAGAAAAATTAAACAATAACATAGAATTTACATAAATAATACACAAATCATAAACTTAAATGATGAAACTTCAATGGTAGGAAACTGTTACTAACTCCAAAAAGCTccataataatttatttctctAAAATTTATAATACTTATGTTTTTCCTAAATTTTAGTTTAAATCTAAGTTAATGAATGTGCATTCACATTTCATCTGTAAGCTAATGAATTGTGATTCATGCTTTGCGTTGATGTGGAAGACATGTTATAACTTGGTGCACGCCGGGTTTTATTTGTGAGCACACCATGATATTTTAAGGGCTTCTGATGTTGATAGATTTCACAAGTCGAGTCGCGCGCTGTAGAAAATGTATGTGCAATACACATATGATTTGCAACTCAACATTTATAACTCTATTCATTTGTCAGACACCATTTTCTATCACATCCTTTTGAAGTTTGGTAGAGTTCCAAATTCGCATGCGACTAGCTGTTTTCTCTACCTGCAATTATATCTCAAATCTCATAAATCACATTagaaaatgttaaaaaatattttaggatAGAGAAATTCAAGTGTTTACTACTATATGATTTTAATATGTGGATCTAAAAGATCACATTATCATTTTAATAGTGTGTGCATTCTCTGGACTGTCTTGGTGTTTTGCTTTTTTAGTATTTTGTTTAGCATCCTTGTATTTTGATACGGTTTTTATTTGTTCGTTTTCAGTAGCTTATTGTCATATAAATAATTAAGATATTTCACATGTTTCAAAAATGTCTAGTATATtacaaatagaagaaaaaaatagaagaaatagaCAAATTAGCAAAGTCCTATATTACCTCCTTGCTCCAGTTGGTCTTACAAATAATGGATATGAGCACGAAAATCTGGAGAATACTGCCACACATTGTGCCTCCCCACAGACCCTATGCCACAAAGACGTAAATTTTCATGAAATGAAAATCATATAATAGAGAAGTTGCACTTCAAAATCATGGTGCTATTACTACAAGCAAAGTAAAGATAAATTATAGATTTTCTAGAACAAGAATAGTGTTATACCTTGACCCCTAGATGCTGGTGGAAACCAAGAAAAATTCCAATAGGGAGTCCAACAATGTAATAACATGCCAAGTTTATGTAACCAACCATAACTTGCCATCCACAACCAATTACAACACCTATATAAAATCTCCTCAAAATTACTATAAGCTATTAAAATGTAACTTTTTCTATTCATAAAAGTAAGAAATCTCACCTGATATAGTTTGTGAAACACTATGGAGAACCATGGAAATACCAAGAAGGTATGCTAATTCACTCGAAGCATGTATAATATCCTTACTGTTGGTAAAGATGATGGCAAATTTGTTTTTACTTAAGAAAATCACAATCATGAAAATGATTCCAATGAGAAGAGACTCAAACATTGTCACCAAGAAGGAGTATTTGGCTGCTCTTGGATGCGACATGCCAAGTGTATTAGACACACGAACAATTAGTGCTGTGCTGACTCCAAGAAACAGCATGGTTTTCCAACTTTGAATATTAAGGCTAAAAATCATACAAGTGTTATAATATCGTCCAAGTGTTGGACATCGATGCGCGAAAGACACCGAGACACGCCTAAATCAAtaaaaacatttgattttaatcataatTACTTACCAAATTGAAAAGGAACCAATAGCAATGACAGGATTATCAAGATGACCAGCAAGCAGCATAATGCAAGCAGAATACCATTGTTCTAAGCAGATCATTACAGATGAACCAATACTTAGTTTAGCAAATTCCCATAATTCCTTAAAAGCCATCCAAGATAATCCATTCCATCCTTCTTTACACCAACCAATGGTATAAATTACCAATGCAACAGAAAATATCCATCCTGTTATATTACTTGCCATTGCTAAGCCAATTATTCCCCAATCAAATACATGGGTAAAGATGTAAAGTAAACCATTATGTATGAGTAATGTCATGATT is part of the Vicia villosa cultivar HV-30 ecotype Madison, WI linkage group LG2, Vvil1.0, whole genome shotgun sequence genome and encodes:
- the LOC131653087 gene encoding protein DETOXIFICATION 35-like; amino-acid sequence: METPLVKKNLTPESDYLAVKRLKDVKYVLWNETAKIWRIAVPVALCSLFQYLNYTSTSIYAGHLGDIELSSVSLYLSVITSIYYSLLFGMSTALATVCGQAYGAGQFQNAGIYVQRSWIILLTTCIFLLPIHIYATPILKYLGQEQKIADLAGKYAILVIPYMFSYAINLPIKKFLQAQSKVNVIMYIAIMTLLIHNGLLYIFTHVFDWGIIGLAMASNITGWIFSVALVIYTIGWCKEGWNGLSWMAFKELWEFAKLSIGSSVMICLEQWYSACIMLLAGHLDNPVIAIGSFSICLNIQSWKTMLFLGVSTALIVRVSNTLGMSHPRAAKYSFLVTMFESLLIGIIFMIVIFLSKNKFAIIFTNSKDIIHASSELAYLLGISMVLHSVSQTISGVVIGCGWQVMVGYINLACYYIVGLPIGIFLGFHQHLGVKGLWGGTMCGSILQIFVLISIICKTNWSKEVEKTASRMRIWNSTKLQKDVIENGV